From the Rhodoferax sp. WC2427 genome, one window contains:
- a CDS encoding XRE family transcriptional regulator, whose product MNQPATADWTTPQTFANSRWEPMMLIASSRGFIPPLNHERDNKTITKVINISSQITFVITIAERLKQTREHLGMSQGDLAKAAGVSQGTIGNVESGFRKNPRELLAIAKALRVHPEWLRDGKGPQHLNTGDLTEEARPAIIKYAHRAGVVQGGDNGFIETYDPAPTLQESEPIAYVSTKSDEQAYAVKVRGNSMEPTIMAGWDVVASPARSAEPPDLCVVHFTNERKALKRLVWVRDGMVCLESLNAAHQKITEPTANIIRMDKVISIVPN is encoded by the coding sequence TTGAACCAGCCTGCCACGGCCGACTGGACAACACCGCAAACATTCGCCAACTCACGCTGGGAGCCGATGATGCTGATAGCTTCAAGTAGAGGTTTCATCCCCCCATTAAATCACGAACGTGATAACAAAACAATCACCAAAGTGATTAATATTTCTAGTCAAATCACTTTCGTGATCACAATTGCAGAGCGCCTTAAACAAACACGGGAACATCTTGGGATGAGCCAGGGCGACCTTGCGAAAGCCGCGGGTGTATCCCAAGGAACCATTGGCAACGTAGAAAGCGGGTTCCGCAAAAACCCACGTGAACTTCTTGCGATCGCCAAAGCACTGCGGGTGCATCCGGAGTGGCTCAGGGATGGCAAAGGCCCTCAACACTTAAACACTGGCGACCTGACGGAAGAGGCCAGGCCCGCAATCATCAAATACGCGCACCGCGCTGGTGTGGTTCAAGGTGGGGACAATGGCTTTATCGAGACTTACGACCCCGCGCCGACATTGCAAGAATCTGAACCAATCGCCTACGTCTCCACCAAAAGTGATGAGCAAGCCTATGCGGTCAAGGTGCGTGGCAACAGTATGGAGCCAACCATCATGGCTGGGTGGGATGTTGTTGCTTCGCCCGCTCGATCAGCCGAACCGCCAGATCTGTGCGTGGTTCATTTCACCAACGAACGCAAGGCCCTCAAACGCCTTGTCTGGGTTCGCGATGGCATGGTGTGCCTTGAGTCTTTGAATGCAGCGCACCAGAAAATCACCGAGCCCACTGCGAACATCATCCGCATGGACAAGGTGATATCCATCGTTCCGAACTGA
- a CDS encoding ParB/RepB/Spo0J family partition protein codes for MNAPTFADLPLSAITPSLTNPRKTFHPARLAELTASIASSGVHQPILVRPLPASRLEDTSKTSPRPEYELVAGERRYRASLAAKRDTIPAMVRDLTDDQVLEIQIVENLQREDIAALEEAEGYERLMQHSSITAEQVGDKIGKSRSYVYARLKLLDLCQEARSSLRDGSIDSSRALLIARIPDHKLQIKAIEDILMGVHDYSTGETAPMGQRAAAAYIQRKYMLKLDTAKFDILRVDLVPNAGSCKTCAKRTGHEPDLFADVKNADVCTDPPCFHKKEEAHNATMVAEAQAKGQTIIAGKEAQELMPQHSYNAKFKGYRRLDDAADSPTNQPLRKIIGKQMDVEGIAQVMIEHPYSKGTLVAVLANEVVLRLLKTVQGQAAAATKTVDKEVQQFADEKAAKAQAKATEQFEQGWRDTLLSDTWHAVNKDDVPVMSSMEFCRYLARREAINIHQDNADALCKLLDLGKVSSHSAVVDFVKTTDRPDLALALLVMQRDSGRNHYAHGRPPNEGLMLVAEIAFGDKLKSVIKDIKAEAQERFLPKPKAAEPLLPHSPAAQAEGEAGGGKSKNADGSKKTRPAAPAAKAKTTAEEAALGIAQAMQGIESAALAAEGSDLGADAQGIDATALAVAGTSERPAQEPSAAAIEIGQRVRVLVGVKGPNAKYVGKEGLVRSRLGAAWMLMFTGKGSKVGSMASFDRNELEVVES; via the coding sequence ATGAACGCCCCCACCTTCGCCGACCTCCCCCTGTCGGCCATCACCCCCAGCCTGACCAATCCGCGCAAGACCTTCCATCCTGCGCGCCTGGCAGAGCTTACCGCCAGCATTGCCTCCAGCGGCGTGCACCAGCCCATACTGGTGCGGCCGCTGCCTGCGTCGCGCCTTGAAGACACCTCGAAGACAAGCCCGCGCCCCGAATACGAACTTGTCGCCGGTGAGCGCCGCTACCGTGCCAGCCTGGCCGCCAAGCGCGACACCATCCCGGCCATGGTGCGCGACCTCACCGACGACCAGGTGCTTGAAATCCAGATTGTGGAAAACCTCCAGCGCGAGGACATCGCCGCCCTGGAAGAAGCCGAGGGCTACGAGCGCCTGATGCAGCACAGCAGCATCACCGCCGAGCAGGTTGGCGACAAGATTGGCAAAAGCCGCAGCTACGTCTACGCCCGCCTCAAGCTGCTGGACCTGTGCCAGGAAGCGCGCAGCAGTTTGCGTGATGGCAGCATCGACTCCAGCCGCGCCCTGCTGATTGCCCGCATCCCGGACCACAAGCTGCAGATCAAGGCCATCGAGGATATCCTGATGGGCGTTCACGACTACAGCACGGGCGAAACTGCACCCATGGGGCAACGCGCCGCTGCGGCCTACATCCAGCGTAAATACATGCTCAAGCTGGACACGGCCAAGTTCGACATTCTGCGTGTGGACCTTGTGCCCAACGCAGGTAGCTGCAAGACCTGCGCCAAGCGTACCGGCCACGAGCCCGACTTGTTTGCCGACGTCAAGAATGCAGATGTGTGCACCGATCCACCCTGCTTTCACAAGAAAGAAGAAGCTCACAACGCCACCATGGTCGCCGAGGCCCAGGCCAAGGGCCAAACCATCATCGCGGGCAAGGAAGCCCAGGAGCTGATGCCCCAGCACAGCTACAACGCCAAGTTCAAAGGCTACCGCCGACTGGACGATGCAGCCGACAGCCCCACCAACCAGCCGCTGCGCAAGATCATCGGCAAGCAAATGGACGTGGAAGGCATTGCCCAGGTGATGATCGAGCACCCCTACTCTAAAGGCACGCTGGTTGCGGTGCTGGCTAACGAGGTGGTGCTGCGCCTGCTCAAAACCGTGCAGGGCCAGGCAGCAGCAGCCACCAAGACGGTGGACAAAGAAGTCCAGCAGTTCGCCGACGAGAAAGCAGCAAAAGCCCAGGCCAAGGCTACAGAGCAGTTTGAGCAAGGTTGGCGCGACACGCTGCTGTCGGATACCTGGCATGCCGTCAATAAAGACGATGTGCCGGTAATGTCCAGCATGGAGTTTTGCCGCTATTTGGCCCGCCGCGAAGCCATCAACATCCACCAGGACAACGCCGACGCGCTGTGCAAGCTGCTGGACCTGGGCAAGGTGTCTTCGCACAGCGCGGTGGTGGACTTTGTCAAAACCACCGACCGCCCCGACCTGGCGCTGGCCTTGCTGGTAATGCAGCGCGATTCCGGCCGCAACCACTATGCCCATGGCCGTCCGCCGAACGAGGGCCTGATGCTGGTGGCTGAAATCGCCTTTGGTGACAAGCTGAAATCAGTGATCAAGGACATAAAAGCCGAGGCGCAAGAGCGCTTTTTGCCGAAACCCAAAGCCGCAGAACCGCTTCTACCCCACTCCCCTGCTGCGCAAGCTGAGGGGGAGGCGGGGGGAGGTAAGAGCAAAAACGCGGATGGGTCCAAAAAAACGCGCCCCGCTGCGCCTGCGGCGAAAGCCAAGACTACTGCGGAGGAAGCCGCTCTAGGCATCGCCCAGGCGATGCAAGGCATTGAGTCCGCCGCACTGGCGGCGGAGGGGTCCGATCTGGGCGCTGACGCGCAGGGAATTGATGCCACCGCACTTGCGGTGGCGGGCACGTCTGAACGGCCCGCACAGGAACCATCGGCGGCGGCGATTGAGATTGGTCAACGTGTGCGGGTGCTGGTGGGTGTGAAAGGCCCCAACGCCAAGTACGTGGGCAAGGAAGGCCTGGTGCGCAGTCGATTGGGGGCGGCCTGGATGCTGATGTTTACAGGCAAGGGCAGCAAAGTGGGTTCGATGGCCAGCTTTGATCGGAATGAGCTCGAGGTGGTGGAATCATGA
- a CDS encoding VapE domain-containing protein: protein MNIRALAEALLPNADMLVNLWLPGGKVSNGEYLVASYWRSEKSPSLSVRLTGENAGRWADFGGDHRGNDLVSLYASIHGMDNGHAAVELARQYGLEQVANVQGKPAASAQPRPAPVKLPAVAKPQADKEGWTPIAPVPGYAQEPDHKHFYRDYPPQHIARYARDGALYGFVVRFTKSDGGKATLPYVFCASSKDGGSKWIWRGWNDPRPLYLPGGTSPGQRTVVLVEGEVKAEVLQLLLDAGAPGVYVVASWVGGCKAWKKADWSWLAGTTVLLWPDCDGKRANLTQAEEAACSDAIALEAARAAKPLLPADKQGGMAAMLGIGALLRDAHTCTVQLLPIPAPGAVADGWDCRDAIEVDGWDFERVLALFGQAYALPPGGGSAVPVAEKKRERLVSTEGSGNDDGAAEWIGGKSVPMWLLPFYSERRHRWETSRELVIAALRTDPALCEVLAYNELTHNIEARTLWPWPHAQVGDITEEVDLMLGEYLTSRYGLPSMNRAFLKEAITTVGYSRRFHPIREYLKAVVWDQKSRIDKWLVHALGESPDTLSAPMLEYLQLVGRYWLLGMVNRVMVPGCKFDYCPVLEGVGGLRKSTLVEILAGSKHFSDTPFQVGKGKEAQEQVQGLWVYEIAELMHFSKTEVGAIKAFISSKVDRFRAAYAATVAAHARQCVLVGSTNENSYLRDRTGNRRFWPIPVKHQINTDWVAKYRDQVFAEAFTLFGQGVPYTPTADQERRLFAPMQASRLMETPVESELLHLLTRSPTPTGSGLLLNEFTQYVTLSQLTAALGADAAKASPGLAREVTAWMISEGWEKAKKQVNNVRAQVFVRPRNWPATDDGDEMVAAQPEGGSAVAIDEDADDVPF from the coding sequence TTGAACATCCGCGCCCTGGCGGAGGCTTTGCTGCCCAATGCGGACATGCTGGTGAACCTGTGGTTGCCCGGCGGCAAGGTGAGCAATGGCGAGTACCTGGTGGCTAGCTACTGGCGGTCTGAGAAGTCCCCCAGTCTGAGCGTGCGCCTGACCGGCGAGAACGCGGGCCGGTGGGCCGACTTTGGCGGTGACCACCGGGGCAATGACCTGGTGAGCTTGTACGCCTCCATCCACGGCATGGACAACGGCCATGCGGCGGTCGAGCTGGCCCGCCAGTATGGGCTGGAACAGGTGGCGAATGTGCAGGGCAAGCCTGCTGCATCGGCCCAGCCACGGCCTGCACCTGTGAAGCTGCCAGCCGTGGCAAAACCTCAAGCTGACAAAGAGGGGTGGACACCGATCGCCCCTGTGCCTGGCTACGCGCAGGAACCCGATCACAAACATTTTTACCGCGACTACCCGCCCCAGCATATAGCCCGGTATGCACGGGACGGTGCGCTGTATGGCTTTGTCGTGCGCTTCACTAAGAGCGATGGGGGCAAGGCCACGCTGCCCTATGTGTTTTGCGCAAGCAGTAAGGATGGCGGTAGCAAGTGGATTTGGCGGGGTTGGAATGACCCCCGGCCGCTTTACCTGCCCGGTGGCACGTCGCCCGGCCAGCGCACCGTGGTCCTGGTGGAAGGGGAGGTCAAGGCCGAGGTGTTGCAGCTGCTGCTGGACGCAGGCGCACCAGGTGTGTACGTGGTGGCAAGCTGGGTGGGCGGTTGCAAGGCCTGGAAGAAGGCAGACTGGAGCTGGCTGGCTGGCACCACGGTGCTGCTGTGGCCTGACTGCGATGGTAAGCGCGCAAACCTGACCCAAGCCGAGGAAGCTGCCTGCTCGGATGCAATCGCGCTGGAAGCCGCGCGCGCAGCCAAGCCGCTGCTGCCCGCTGACAAGCAGGGCGGTATGGCTGCGATGCTGGGCATTGGCGCGCTGCTGCGGGATGCACACACCTGCACGGTGCAGCTGCTGCCCATTCCCGCACCTGGTGCAGTGGCCGATGGCTGGGACTGCCGCGATGCCATCGAGGTGGACGGCTGGGATTTTGAACGCGTGCTGGCCCTGTTCGGCCAGGCGTATGCCTTGCCGCCTGGTGGCGGCAGCGCGGTGCCGGTTGCAGAAAAAAAACGCGAACGTCTCGTTAGCACTGAGGGCAGTGGTAATGATGACGGCGCAGCCGAGTGGATCGGTGGCAAGTCGGTGCCCATGTGGCTGCTGCCGTTTTACAGCGAGCGCCGCCACCGCTGGGAAACTTCGCGGGAGCTGGTGATTGCGGCGCTGCGCACCGACCCGGCTTTGTGCGAGGTGCTGGCGTACAACGAATTGACGCACAACATAGAGGCGCGGACCTTGTGGCCTTGGCCGCATGCCCAGGTAGGCGACATCACCGAAGAGGTGGATTTAATGTTGGGGGAGTACCTGACATCACGCTACGGGCTGCCCAGCATGAACCGGGCATTCTTGAAAGAGGCTATCACCACGGTGGGCTACTCCCGCCGCTTCCACCCCATCCGCGAGTATTTGAAAGCGGTGGTGTGGGACCAAAAATCACGTATCGATAAGTGGTTGGTGCATGCCCTGGGGGAGTCGCCCGATACCTTGTCCGCACCCATGCTGGAGTATCTGCAGCTGGTGGGCCGCTACTGGCTGCTGGGCATGGTCAACCGGGTGATGGTACCCGGCTGCAAGTTCGACTACTGCCCGGTGCTGGAGGGCGTTGGTGGCCTGCGCAAGTCCACCCTGGTGGAGATCCTGGCCGGGTCCAAACATTTCAGCGACACGCCATTCCAGGTGGGCAAAGGCAAAGAAGCCCAGGAACAGGTGCAGGGCCTGTGGGTGTACGAGATTGCAGAGCTGATGCATTTCAGCAAGACGGAAGTGGGCGCTATCAAGGCGTTTATTTCGTCGAAAGTGGACCGTTTCCGTGCGGCGTATGCCGCCACCGTGGCAGCGCATGCCCGGCAGTGCGTGCTGGTGGGTTCGACAAATGAGAATTCATATCTGCGCGACCGCACAGGCAACCGTCGGTTCTGGCCTATCCCCGTCAAGCACCAGATCAATACCGACTGGGTGGCCAAGTACCGCGACCAGGTGTTTGCCGAGGCCTTTACGCTGTTCGGCCAGGGTGTGCCCTATACGCCGACGGCGGACCAGGAGCGCCGACTGTTTGCGCCAATGCAGGCCAGCCGCTTGATGGAAACACCGGTGGAGAGCGAGCTGCTGCATTTGTTGACGCGCTCGCCGACCCCGACTGGATCGGGTCTGCTGCTGAATGAATTCACCCAGTATGTAACGCTGAGCCAGTTGACTGCAGCTCTGGGGGCGGATGCGGCCAAGGCGAGCCCAGGCCTTGCCCGTGAGGTCACGGCCTGGATGATCTCCGAGGGGTGGGAGAAGGCCAAGAAGCAGGTGAACAACGTGCGGGCGCAGGTGTTCGTGCGGCCACGCAATTGGCCTGCTACCGATGATGGCGATGAGATGGTGGCAGCGCAGCCGGAAGGTGGCAGCGCGGTCGCAATAGATGAGGACGCAGACGATGTGCCGTTCTGA
- a CDS encoding HNH endonuclease, producing MPQAAAKPCSHPGCGVLVRDGSSRCAKHPRPQWTKKPTATKRITGRKLQAMRADLFRRAPLCVACKALGVVMLATQRDHIIPLAEGGADDQSNEQGLCDACHDAKSLTEASRGRHRAFGG from the coding sequence ATGCCTCAAGCCGCCGCCAAGCCCTGCAGCCATCCTGGTTGCGGTGTGCTGGTACGCGATGGATCGTCGCGCTGTGCCAAGCATCCGCGTCCCCAGTGGACCAAGAAGCCCACCGCCACCAAGCGCATCACGGGCCGCAAGCTGCAGGCCATGCGCGCCGATCTGTTCCGCCGTGCGCCGCTGTGCGTTGCCTGCAAGGCCTTGGGTGTGGTGATGCTGGCAACCCAGCGCGACCACATCATCCCGCTGGCCGAGGGAGGTGCTGACGATCAATCGAACGAGCAAGGCCTGTGCGATGCATGCCACGACGCCAAGAGCCTCACAGAGG
- a CDS encoding phage regulatory CII family protein, with protein sequence MLMNPLDAAFNTVNDYPGGAGSLAPRMPNKSASTLAHELRGQGSAKLGLVDAVKIMDLADNNLILLAIAAHRNCAVVPLPEGLDAVGGAGQHLPALLERLAAVVSSITMAELDNVVTANELADAERKWGALTVCGLDMLRTMRRRHEAGLPTGVGA encoded by the coding sequence ATGCTTATGAATCCGCTGGATGCAGCTTTCAACACCGTAAATGACTACCCGGGCGGTGCGGGTTCCTTAGCCCCCCGCATGCCGAACAAGAGCGCGTCTACCTTGGCGCATGAGTTGCGCGGCCAGGGTTCGGCCAAGCTGGGCCTGGTGGATGCGGTAAAGATCATGGATCTGGCCGACAACAACCTGATCCTGTTGGCTATTGCCGCGCACCGCAACTGCGCGGTGGTGCCACTGCCCGAGGGGCTGGATGCCGTGGGAGGGGCAGGGCAGCACTTGCCCGCGCTGCTGGAGCGTCTTGCAGCCGTGGTGTCCAGCATCACCATGGCCGAGTTGGACAATGTGGTCACTGCCAACGAGCTGGCCGATGCCGAGCGCAAGTGGGGCGCGCTGACGGTGTGCGGCCTGGATATGCTGCGCACCATGCGCCGGCGCCATGAGGCGGGCTTGCCTACAGGGGTTGGCGCATGA
- a CDS encoding transcriptional regulator — MKPLLEAISIIGSQRELANVCGVVQSAVAGWFKRGSVPANYCWPIEKATGGKVTRRALRPDDWAQIWPELASAAPTQPEGAAHV; from the coding sequence ATGAAACCTCTACTTGAAGCTATCAGCATCATCGGCTCCCAGCGTGAGTTGGCGAATGTTTGCGGTGTTGTCCAGTCGGCCGTGGCAGGCTGGTTCAAGCGCGGTTCGGTGCCCGCAAATTACTGTTGGCCCATCGAGAAAGCGACAGGCGGAAAAGTCACCCGCCGCGCTCTTCGCCCCGATGACTGGGCGCAAATCTGGCCAGAACTCGCCTCGGCCGCCCCTACACAACCTGAGGGAGCCGCTCATGTGTAG